The Paenibacillus spongiae nucleotide sequence ATAATGAACCTGCGTCGCCCCGGCCCGATAGCTCGTCACCGTGCTAATATGCAGGATCGCCCCTTGACCTGCATCCCGCATATGACGCGCGGCGGCCTGCGAGCAGAAGAAAGCCCCGCCGAGATTGACATCCAGCGTTCGCCGCCAGTTCTCTTCGTCAATATCGAAGAAATCGGCGAACGGACAGATGCCCGCATTGTTCACGAGAATATCGATTTTCGAAAAATCTTGCACCACCTGCTCCACCAAAGCCGCAGCTTCAGCCGGAACACCGACATTGGCTTGGTACATTTCCGCTTGAACGCCTAAAGCGCGAAGGATGACAACCGTTTCGGCTGCGGCATCTACCCGGCCGGAATAATTGACGGCCACACTCGCGCCCTCCTTGGCAAGCTCTATCGCGATCCCACGGCCAATTCCTCTGCCGGCTCCCGTCACTAAGGCGACTTTACCCGTTAATTTCCCCATCGCCTGCCTTCACCCCTATCGCTCTCA carries:
- a CDS encoding SDR family NAD(P)-dependent oxidoreductase, with protein sequence MGKLTGKVALVTGAGRGIGRGIAIELAKEGASVAVNYSGRVDAAAETVVILRALGVQAEMYQANVGVPAEAAALVEQVVQDFSKIDILVNNAGICPFADFFDIDEENWRRTLDVNLGGAFFCSQAAARHMRDAGQGAILHISTVTSYRAGATQVHYAASKGGMNSLTSSMAFALGKYGIRVNAILCGGVATEINTPENEPIRTKMPTRYLPTGRTGDPEDLGKAVVFLCSDDSEWITGTLFPVDGGYLVT